The Podarcis muralis chromosome 10, rPodMur119.hap1.1, whole genome shotgun sequence genome includes a region encoding these proteins:
- the LOC144329032 gene encoding LOW QUALITY PROTEIN: uncharacterized protein LOC144329032 (The sequence of the model RefSeq protein was modified relative to this genomic sequence to represent the inferred CDS: inserted 1 base in 1 codon; substituted 1 base at 1 genomic stop codon), whose product MSTYSSHQRPPTGEKPFKGMECGKSFTESGKLRTHQRTHTGEKPFKCMECGKTFSQNGSLKLQQQIHKGEKPYKCMESGKSFSQSGHLSIHLQTPTGEKTFKCVECGKSFSQSGHLKLHKWTHMGEKPFKCMECGKNFTFNASLRTHQQTHMGEKPFKCMECGKSFSRNGDLKLHQHTHTGEKPFKCMECGKTFSQSGNLRRHQRTHTGENPFKCLECGKSFRQNGDLKLHQRTHTGEKPFKCMECGKSFSQSGNLRIHQRTHTGEKPFKCMECGKSLSRKRHLKLHQRTHKDEKPYECMECGKSFRDNGTLRTHQRTHTGEKPFNCIECGKSFTFNVSLRTHQRTHTGDKPFKCMECGKSFSQGGHLRLHKRTHTGEKPFKCMECGKSFTFNASLRTHQQTHTGEKPFKCMECGKSFSQNGDLKLHQRTHTGEKPFKCMECGKSFSRSGNFRRHQWTHTGETPFKCFECGKSFRQSGNLRKHQQTHMGKTIXIYGEKPFKCMECGKSFSFNGSLRTHQRTHTGEKPFKCMECGKSFSENGKLRIHQRTHSGEKPYKCMACGKSFRQSGHLKQHKRTHTGEKPYKCMECGKSFRQSGELKQHKRTHTGEKPFKCIECGKSFSQSGHFNIHLQTHTGEKPCKCMECGKSFSKNGDLRIHQRTHTGEKPYKCMECGKSFSQSGHLNIHLQTHTGEKPYKCMECGKSFSQNGDLRCHQWTHTGEKPYKCMECGKSFSKNGRLKTHQRTHTGEKPYKCMECGKSFTDNGRLRAHQWTHTAEKPFKCMECGKSFSKNGVLRRHQQTHTGEKPFKCIECRKSFSQSEHLKLHQRTHTGEKPYECMECGKCFNSNSSLRRHQRTHTGEKRYKCMECEKSFSQSGYLKLHQRTHTGEKPYECMECGKCFSENGSLRTHQRTHTGEKPFKCLECGKSFSQSGLLSIHLRTHTGEKPFKCMECGKSFHHNGSFRNHQRTHTAEKPFECLECGKIFSQSGHLNIHLQTHTGEKPYKCMECGKSFSKNGNLKLHQRTHTGEKPYECMECGKSFNSNSSLRTHQRTHTGEKRYKCMECGKSFRQNGSLKLHHRTHTGEKPYECMECGKSFNFNASLRTHQRTHTGEKPFKCMECGKSFSQSGHLSIHLRTHTGEKPFKCMECGKSFLHNGSLRRHQRTHTGEQPFECLECGKSFSQSGNLRKHQQTHMXRNHLNLWRVEAASVRVEPFNLRQQTHPRDKPYKFQERK is encoded by the exons CCTCAGTATACATCTACAGACTCCCACAGGGGAGAAAACATTTAAATGtgtggagtgcggaaagagcttcagtcagagtggacaccttaaaTTGCACAAATGGACTCACATGGgtgaaaaaccttttaaatgtatggagtgtggaaagaactttaCTTTCAATGCatcccttagaacacatcaacagactcacatgggtgaaaaaccatttaaatgtatggagtgtggaaagagcttcagtcggaatggagaccttaaattacaccagcacactcacacaggggagaaaccatttaaatgtatggagtgtggaaagaccttcagtcagagtggaaatcttagaagacatcaacggactcacacaggggagaatccTTTTAAATgccttgagtgtggaaagagcttccgtcagaatggagaccttaaattacaccagcggactcacacaggggagaaaccttttaaatgtatggagtgtggaaagagcttcagtcagagtggaaatcttagaatacatcaacggactcacacaggggagaaaccatttaaatgtatggagtgtggaaagagcttgagTCGGAAGAGacaccttaaattacaccagcggactCACAAGGATGAGAAACCATacgaatgtatggagtgtggaaagagctttagagaTAATGgaacccttagaacacatcaacggactcacacgggggagaaaccttttaattgcatagagtgcggaaagagctttacttTCAATGTatcccttagaacacatcaacggactcacacaggggataaaccatttaaatgtatggagtgcggaaagagctttagtcaggGTGGACACCTTAGATTGCACAAACGGACTCATACGGgtgaaaaaccttttaaatgtatggagtgtggaaagagttttactTTCAATGCatcccttagaacacatcagcagactcacacgggtgaaaaaccatttaaatgtatggagtgtggaaagagcttcagtcagaatggagaccttaaattacaccagcggactcacacaggggagaaaccattcaaatgtatggagtgtggaaagagcttcagtcggagtggaaattttagaagacatcaatggactcacacaggggagactcCTTTTAAAtgctttgagtgtggaaagagcttccgtcagagtggaaatcttagaaaacatcagcaaACACACatgggaaaaaccatttaaatctatgga gaaaaaccatttaaatgtatggagtgcggaaagagcttcagtttcaatggaagccttagaacacatcaacggactcacacgggtgaaaaaccttttaaatgtatggagtgcggaaagagctttagtgaaaatggaaaacttagaatacatcaacggactcactcaggggagaaaccatataaatgtatggcgtgcggaaagagcttccgtcagagtggacaccttaaaCAGCAcaaacggactcacacaggggagaaaccatataaatgtatggagtgcggaaagagcttccgtcagagTGGAGAGCTTAAACAGCAcaaacggactcacacgggtgaaaaaccttttaaatgcatagagtgtggaaagagcttcagtcagagtggacacttcAATATTCATctgcaaactcacacaggggagaaaccatgtaaatgtatggagtgtggaaagagcttcagtaagaatggagaccttagaatacatcaacggacccacacaggggagaaaccatataaatgtatggagtgcggaaagagcttcagtcagagtggacacttaAATATTCATcttcaaactcacacaggggagaaaccatataaatgtatggagtgtggaaagagcttcagtcagaatggagaccttagatgtcatcaatggactcacacaggggagaaaccatataaatgtatggagtgcggaaagagctttagtaaaaaTGGAAGGCTtaaaacacatcaacggactcacacaggggaaaaaccatataaatgtatggagtgcggaaagagctttactgATAATGGAAGGCTTAGagcacatcaatggactcacacagcggaaaaaccatttaaatgtatggagtgcggaaagagcttcagtaagaatggtgtccttagaagacatcaacagactcacacgggtgaaaaaccttttaaatgcatagagtgcagaaagagcttcagtcagagtgaacaccttaaattacaccagcggactcatacaggtgaaaaaccatatgaatgcatggagtgtggaaagtgctttaATTCCAATTCatcccttagaagacatcaacggactcacacaggggagaaacgatataaatgtatggagtgcgaaaagagcttcagtcagagtggataccttaaattacaccagcggactcatacaggtgaaaaaccatatgaatgcatggagtgtggaaagtgcttcagtgagaatggaagccttagaacacatcaacggactcacacaggggagaaaccatttaaatgtctggagtgcggaaagagcttcagtcagagtggactcCTCAGTATTCATCTACGgactcacacaggtgagaaaccatttaaatgtatggagtgtggtaAGAGCTTTCATCATAATGGAAGctttagaaatcatcaacggactcacacagcggagaaaccatttgaatgcctggagtgtggaaagatcttcagtcagagtggacacctcaatatacatctacagactcacacaggggagaaaccatataaatgtatggagtgtggaaagagcttcagtaagaatggaaaccttaaattacaccagcggactcatacaggtgaaaaaccatatgaatgcatggagtgtggaaagagctttaattcCAATTCatcccttagaacacatcaacggactcacacaggggagaaacgatataaatgtatggagtgcggaaagagctttcgtcagaATGGAAGCCTTAAATTACACCACCGGACTCATACAGGTGAAAAACCatatgaatgcatggagtgtggaaagagctttaatttcaatgcatcccttagaacacatcaacggactcacacaggggaaaaaccatttaaatgtatggagtgtggaaagagcttcagtcagagtggacacctcagtattcatctacggactcacacaggggagaaaccatttaaatgtatggagtgtggaaagagctttcttcataatggaagccttagaagacatcaacggactcacacaggggagcaaCCATTTgaatgcctggagtgtggaaagagcttcagtcaaagtggaaatcttagaaaacatcagcagacacaca ggagaaaccatttaaatctaTGGCGTGTGGAAgcagcttcagtcagagtggaacccttTAATTTACGCCAACAAACGCACCCAAGAGACAAACCATACAAATttcaggaaaggaaataa